One window of Papaver somniferum cultivar HN1 chromosome 9, ASM357369v1, whole genome shotgun sequence genomic DNA carries:
- the LOC113312155 gene encoding transcription factor bHLH48-like, whose product MAGNITEELTAENGNSFTALLGLPPNQAVELLHEPELSQNQLIFAMETNKDLQKGKLNQEIINKEKRKREIKAKVCGGKSKDKEISEKEEADCKKLPYVHVRARRGQATDSHSLAERARREKINARMKLLQELVPGCTKITGTALVLDEIINHVQSLQRQVEFLSMKLATVNPRMDFSLESLLSLQSGGSLTASSFPSTFTSDPSLWPDLIHIMNNNSSSTTTGTRGGGAAEHQFQYDHDQQHQNQLLQQHQYLWHPDMLQQQPPVWERDGNQSFATSPDNSVYSSYNPTNSVVFRHGVPDQLKMEI is encoded by the exons atggCGGGAAACATAACGGAAGAGTTAACAGCTGAAAATGGAAACTCATTCACAGCTCTTCTCGGGCTTCCACCAAATCAAGCTGTGGAGTTACTACACGAACCGGAATTAAGTCAGAATCAACTGATTTTCGCCATGGAAACCAATAAAGATTTGCAGAAAGGGAAGTTAAATCAAG AGATCATCAAcaaagagaaaagaaagagagaaataaag GCTAAAGTTTGTGGTGGAAAGAGTAAAGACAAGGAAATTTCTGAAAAGGAAGAAGCAGATTGCAAGAAACTTCCTTACGTTCATGTTAGAGCTCGTAGAGGACAAGCTACTGACAGCCATAGCTTAGCTGAAAGA GCAAGAAGAGAGAAAATTAATGCAAGGATGAAGTTGCTGCAAGAACTGGTCCCCGGATGCACTAAG ATAACAGGTACAGCATTAGTGCTCGACGAGATAATAAACCACGTCCAGTCTCTTCAGCGTCAAGTTGAG TTTCTATCGATGAAGCTTGCTACAGTTAATCCAAGAATGGACTTCAGCCTCGAAAGCCTATTGTCATTACAA agtgGAGGAAGTTTAACTGCTAGTAGCTTTCCAAGTACATTTACTTCTGACCCTTCATTATGGCCGGATTTAATCCATATCATGAATAACAACAGTAGTTCTACTACCACTGGTACCAGAGGAGGAGGAGCAGCAGAACATCAATTTCAGTAtgatcatgatcaacaacatcagAATCAGCTACTTCAACAACACCAATATTTATGGCATCCTGATATGTTGCAACAGCAACCACCAGTTTGGGAAAGAGATGGTAATCAAAGCTTTGCCACAAGTCCTGATAACTCTGTTTACAGTAGTTACAACCCTACAAATTCAG TGGTTTTTCGTCATGGGGTGCCCGACCAGTTGAAAATGGAAATTTGA